Proteins encoded within one genomic window of Halorussus salilacus:
- a CDS encoding universal stress protein: MTLLVPFDGSDLSEAALVRAAEFRSVLDDDLLAVTVLPGENDEYAREKGWVGPNERLDMKSVVTNLRKKVASVCPEAEFRYEVVDRYAPSGTIAKRVRKIAKDEDARLVFVGSDNAGHFVTSMATVGQSIATDEAYDVVIVRNRSPDEITPRDDVTSRKQVADPCQSE; the protein is encoded by the coding sequence ATGACGCTACTCGTTCCATTCGACGGGTCGGACCTGTCGGAAGCAGCACTCGTTCGCGCCGCGGAGTTCCGGTCGGTGTTGGACGACGACTTGCTCGCGGTGACCGTACTCCCGGGTGAGAACGACGAATACGCCAGAGAGAAGGGATGGGTAGGTCCGAACGAGCGCCTCGACATGAAGTCGGTCGTGACGAACCTTCGCAAGAAGGTCGCGAGCGTGTGTCCGGAAGCCGAGTTCCGCTACGAGGTCGTAGACCGGTACGCGCCGTCGGGGACCATCGCAAAGCGCGTCCGGAAAATCGCGAAGGACGAAGACGCCCGGCTGGTGTTCGTCGGGAGCGACAACGCGGGCCACTTCGTCACGTCGATGGCGACCGTCGGCCAGAGTATCGCGACCGACGAGGCCTACGACGTGGTCATCGTTCGAAATCGGAGTCCCGACGAGATTACCCCGCGAGACGACGTAACCTCGCGCAAGCAGGTCGCCGACCCCTGTCAGTCGGAGTAG
- a CDS encoding DUF790 family protein has protein sequence MLTKDLLRVARAGGGYRPQFGGREHRPLAARVLGTYQGHVGEPRRELDAALKDLETEADHFKLVRGFAKLLEREAVFETRAAVPPERARRVAFEEAEAVGDETDGDGDAGGVVAAGERASALARASDRLGVGPEAVADSLYADLDERQVLAEFDARWDPDDLLAQYNLSLAQTALFGATEVRVRTADPKALVSAVKRLRLMYEIRKTDDRSGRSETRSRVSDREVVVTGPDALFRSTRRYGTRFARLLRTVATADAWTLDATVDDYGTERTLSLSHEDPVGVPGTEPVADVTFDSGVEADFAARFGSLDLDWDLVREPEPLETGARVMIPDFAFDYRHADFRVFFEVMGFWTPEYVEKKLSQLEGVEDVEMVVAVDESLGVGEEIAARDHRAIPYSGTIRLKDVRDALRRYEDELVAESAADLPDELVPDADVISLEGLADDRGVSEDAIEGKAFPDHERVGRTLIRPAVLGNVAEEIEDGMSFAEAEEVFAEYGIEDASAVLSELGFAVEWEGLGGGTVRRKDSPRDN, from the coding sequence ATGCTCACCAAGGACCTGTTGCGGGTCGCGCGCGCAGGGGGCGGCTACCGCCCCCAGTTCGGCGGGCGAGAACATCGCCCGCTGGCCGCGCGGGTCCTCGGCACGTATCAGGGCCACGTCGGCGAACCCCGCCGCGAGCTCGACGCCGCCCTGAAGGACCTCGAAACCGAGGCCGACCACTTCAAGCTCGTCCGGGGGTTCGCCAAGCTCCTCGAACGCGAGGCGGTCTTCGAGACGCGCGCCGCGGTCCCGCCCGAGCGCGCCCGCCGGGTCGCCTTCGAGGAGGCCGAGGCGGTCGGGGACGAAACGGACGGTGACGGGGACGCTGGCGGAGTGGTCGCGGCGGGCGAGCGCGCCAGCGCGCTCGCCCGTGCGAGCGACCGCCTCGGAGTCGGTCCCGAGGCGGTCGCCGATTCGCTCTACGCCGACCTCGACGAGCGACAGGTCCTCGCCGAGTTCGACGCGCGGTGGGACCCCGACGACCTCCTCGCCCAATACAATCTCTCGCTGGCTCAGACCGCCTTATTCGGCGCGACCGAGGTCCGCGTCCGAACCGCAGACCCCAAGGCGCTGGTCTCGGCGGTCAAGCGCCTCCGGCTGATGTACGAAATTCGCAAGACGGACGACCGAAGCGGGCGGTCCGAGACGCGCTCGCGCGTCTCGGACCGCGAGGTCGTCGTGACCGGCCCCGACGCCCTCTTCCGGTCGACCCGGCGGTACGGCACCCGGTTCGCCCGCCTCCTCCGAACCGTCGCCACGGCCGACGCGTGGACCCTCGACGCGACCGTCGACGACTACGGCACCGAGCGCACCCTCTCGCTGTCGCACGAGGACCCCGTGGGCGTGCCCGGCACCGAACCGGTCGCCGACGTGACCTTCGACAGCGGGGTCGAGGCCGACTTCGCCGCCCGGTTCGGGTCGCTCGACCTCGACTGGGACCTCGTGCGCGAGCCCGAACCCCTCGAAACCGGCGCGCGGGTGATGATTCCGGACTTCGCGTTCGACTACCGACACGCCGACTTCCGGGTCTTCTTCGAGGTGATGGGGTTCTGGACGCCCGAGTACGTCGAGAAGAAGCTCTCGCAGCTCGAAGGCGTCGAGGACGTGGAGATGGTGGTCGCGGTCGACGAGAGCCTCGGCGTCGGCGAGGAGATAGCCGCCCGCGACCACCGCGCGATTCCCTACTCGGGGACCATCCGACTCAAGGACGTTCGCGACGCCCTCCGGCGCTACGAGGACGAACTGGTCGCCGAGAGCGCGGCCGACCTCCCGGACGAACTGGTCCCCGACGCGGACGTGATCTCGCTCGAAGGGCTCGCCGACGACCGCGGGGTGAGCGAGGACGCAATCGAGGGCAAGGCGTTTCCCGACCACGAGCGCGTGGGGCGGACGCTGATTCGACCCGCGGTGCTGGGGAACGTGGCCGAGGAGATAGAGGACGGGATGTCGTTCGCGGAGGCTGAGGAAGT
- a CDS encoding nucleotide exchange factor GrpE: MTEEEVTEQVREDAEDEVADAERADAEDAAESAESDATDSDAGDEVADALGPKSTSLVAKVALEDESLAADLEAHLADLETAREEAEQRAEDLESKLKRNRADFQNYKKRAKKRQEQMEARATEDLVERLLDVRDNLVRALDADHDDVESIREGVEMTRKELDRVFDEEDVSPIDPEPGAETDPQRHEVMMQVESDQPEGTVADVYQPGYEMGDRVLRAAQVTVSEGDE, from the coding sequence ATGACCGAGGAGGAAGTCACCGAGCAGGTTCGGGAGGACGCCGAGGACGAGGTGGCCGACGCCGAACGAGCAGACGCCGAGGACGCGGCCGAGAGCGCGGAATCGGACGCGACCGACTCCGACGCCGGGGACGAGGTCGCCGACGCTCTCGGCCCCAAGAGCACCTCGCTCGTCGCGAAGGTCGCGCTCGAAGACGAGTCGCTCGCCGCCGACCTCGAAGCCCACCTCGCCGACCTCGAAACCGCGCGCGAGGAGGCCGAACAGCGCGCCGAGGACCTCGAATCGAAGCTCAAGCGCAACAGGGCCGACTTCCAGAACTACAAGAAGCGCGCGAAGAAGCGCCAAGAGCAGATGGAGGCCCGCGCGACCGAGGACCTCGTCGAGCGCCTGCTCGACGTTCGGGACAACCTCGTGCGCGCACTCGACGCCGACCACGACGACGTCGAGAGCATCCGCGAGGGCGTCGAGATGACCCGCAAGGAACTCGACCGCGTGTTCGACGAGGAGGACGTCTCGCCCATCGACCCCGAACCCGGCGCGGAGACCGACCCCCAGCGCCACGAGGTGATGATGCAGGTCGAGAGCGACCAGCCCGAGGGAACCGTCGCCGACGTCTACCAGCCCGGGTACGAGATGGGCGACAGAGTTCTGCGGGCGGCACAGGTCACGGTCAGCGAGGGCGACGAGTAG
- a CDS encoding luciferase domain-containing protein, with protein MGELDKRQAARLVDRVIEVVAAWPHVNTNEHRFEGREFTLGPREVGHVHRWGIVDVPFTDGLRDRLIEEDRTGEHHVVPESGWTTHYVEDEDDVAEAIWLLRLSYLYHVKTLKRTPAGAEMFEDVDVEEELDELGVSDEVRAAFERRGREES; from the coding sequence ATGGGGGAACTGGACAAGCGGCAGGCGGCGCGACTCGTCGACCGAGTCATCGAGGTGGTAGCGGCGTGGCCCCACGTCAACACCAACGAACACCGCTTCGAGGGTCGGGAGTTCACGCTCGGCCCGCGCGAGGTGGGCCACGTCCACCGGTGGGGAATCGTGGACGTGCCGTTCACCGATGGCCTGCGCGACCGGCTCATCGAGGAGGACCGGACCGGCGAGCACCACGTAGTCCCCGAGTCGGGGTGGACCACCCACTACGTCGAGGACGAGGACGACGTGGCGGAGGCCATCTGGCTGTTGCGCCTGTCGTACCTCTACCACGTCAAGACGCTCAAGCGGACGCCCGCCGGGGCCGAGATGTTCGAGGACGTGGACGTCGAGGAGGAGTTGGACGAACTGGGCGTGAGCGACGAGGTGCGGGCGGCGTTCGAGCGGCGGGGACGCGAGGAGTCGTGA
- the dnaK gene encoding molecular chaperone DnaK has translation MASNKILGIDLGTTNSAFAVMEGGDPEIIVNSEGDRTTPSVVAFDDGERLVGKPAKNQAVQNPERTIQSIKRHMGEDDYTVEVDGEEYTPEQISAMTLQKIKRDAEEYLGDEVEKAVITVPAYFNDKQRQATKDAGEIAGFEVERIVNEPTAASMAYGLDDESDQTVLVYDLGGGTFDVSILDLGGGVYEVVATNGDNDLGGDDWDEAIIDYLAEEFENDHGIDLREDRQALQRLKDAAEEAKIELSSRKETDVNLPFITATDDGPVHLEESLTRAKFESLTSDLIDRTVGPTEQALEDAGYDESDIDEVILVGGSTRMPQVAEKVEELTGQEPKKNVNPDEAVALGAAIQGGVLSGDVDDIVLLDVTPLSLGIEVKGGLFERLIEKNTTIPTEESKVFTTAADNQTSVQVRVFQGEREIAEENELLGEFQLTGIPPAPAGTPQIEVGFNIDENGIVNVTAEDQGSGNAESITIEGGAGLSDEQIEQMQEEAEQHAEEDEQRRERIEARNAAESAVQRAETLLEENEENVDDDLRESIEDEIDNVREVLADEDADKEELEDATEALSSELQEIGKQMYQQQAQAGAGGAGAGAGPGGAGAAGAGPGGMGGQAAGGAGDDEYVDADFEDVDDDEE, from the coding sequence ATGGCGAGTAACAAGATTCTGGGAATCGACCTCGGTACCACGAACAGCGCGTTCGCGGTGATGGAGGGCGGCGACCCGGAGATCATCGTCAACAGCGAGGGCGACCGCACCACCCCCTCGGTCGTCGCGTTCGACGACGGCGAGCGCCTCGTCGGGAAACCGGCGAAGAACCAGGCCGTCCAGAACCCCGAGCGCACGATCCAGTCGATCAAGCGCCACATGGGCGAGGACGACTACACCGTCGAGGTCGACGGCGAGGAGTACACTCCCGAGCAGATCTCGGCGATGACCCTCCAGAAAATAAAGCGCGACGCCGAGGAGTACCTCGGCGACGAGGTCGAGAAGGCGGTCATCACGGTCCCCGCCTACTTCAACGACAAACAGCGCCAAGCGACCAAGGACGCCGGTGAAATCGCCGGGTTCGAGGTCGAGCGCATCGTCAACGAACCGACCGCGGCGTCGATGGCCTACGGCCTCGACGACGAGTCCGACCAGACCGTGCTCGTCTACGACCTCGGCGGGGGCACCTTCGACGTCTCCATCCTCGACCTCGGCGGCGGCGTCTACGAGGTCGTCGCCACCAACGGCGACAACGACCTCGGGGGCGACGACTGGGACGAGGCCATCATCGACTACCTCGCCGAGGAGTTCGAGAACGACCACGGTATCGACCTCCGCGAGGACCGCCAAGCCCTCCAGCGCCTGAAGGACGCGGCCGAGGAGGCCAAGATCGAACTCTCATCCCGGAAGGAGACCGACGTCAACCTCCCGTTCATCACCGCGACCGACGACGGCCCGGTCCACCTCGAAGAGAGCCTCACCCGCGCGAAGTTCGAGAGCCTCACGTCGGACCTCATCGACCGGACGGTCGGCCCGACCGAGCAGGCCTTAGAGGACGCGGGCTACGACGAGAGCGACATCGACGAGGTCATCCTCGTGGGCGGGTCGACCCGGATGCCCCAGGTCGCCGAGAAGGTCGAGGAGCTGACCGGTCAGGAGCCCAAGAAGAACGTCAACCCCGACGAGGCGGTCGCGCTCGGTGCCGCGATTCAGGGCGGGGTCCTCTCGGGCGACGTGGACGACATCGTCCTGCTCGACGTGACCCCCCTCTCGCTCGGTATCGAGGTCAAGGGTGGGTTGTTCGAGCGCCTCATCGAGAAGAACACCACCATCCCAACCGAGGAGTCGAAGGTGTTCACCACCGCGGCCGACAACCAGACCTCGGTGCAGGTCCGGGTCTTCCAGGGCGAGCGCGAAATCGCCGAGGAGAACGAACTCCTCGGGGAGTTCCAGCTGACGGGCATCCCGCCCGCGCCCGCCGGAACGCCCCAGATCGAGGTCGGCTTCAACATCGACGAGAACGGTATCGTCAACGTCACCGCCGAGGACCAGGGCTCGGGCAACGCCGAGTCCATCACCATCGAGGGCGGCGCTGGCCTCTCGGACGAACAGATCGAGCAGATGCAGGAGGAGGCCGAACAGCACGCCGAGGAGGACGAGCAACGCCGCGAGCGCATCGAGGCGCGCAACGCCGCCGAGAGCGCGGTCCAGCGCGCCGAGACCCTGCTGGAGGAGAACGAGGAGAACGTCGACGACGACCTCCGCGAGTCCATCGAGGACGAGATCGACAACGTCCGGGAGGTCCTCGCCGACGAGGACGCCGACAAGGAGGAGTTAGAGGACGCCACCGAGGCTCTGAGCTCCGAGCTCCAGGAGATCGGCAAGCAGATGTACCAGCAACAGGCGCAGGCGGGTGCTGGCGGCGCTGGCGCTGGTGCGGGTCCCGGCGGCGCGGGTGCGGCCGGTGCCGGACCCGGCGGCATGGGCGGGCAGGCCGCAGGCGGCGCTGGCGACGACGAGTACGTCGACGCCGACTTCGAGGACGTGGACGACGACGAGGAGTGA
- a CDS encoding DEAD/DEAH box helicase: MPDATLAFEDGTLRVEADPALDLPHTEADARSKTRRAPAFRYAALREHLDERGLSYEDRVLDAPDLPDVASSYELRAYQRDALSAWEEAGRRGVLELPTGSGKTVIGLKAIEDLQVATLVVVPTIDLLEQWRRELEAEFGIPVGQLGGGEQTVEPLTVSTYDSAYLRADELGDRFGLAVFDEVHHLGGEGYRDIARLLAAPARMGLTATFERPDGAHEVVADLVGEKAYAIDPDDLAGEHLAPYDIKRLEVELTAEERERYEAANEVFTNYLASSNIRMQSGSDYQELVKRSGSDPRAREALLAKQRAREVMMNSDAKVDALEGILADHRGDRVIVFTAHNDLVYRLSERFLLPAITHQTGTAERREILERFREGTYSRVVTSNVLDEGVDVPDANVAVVLSGSGSEREFTQRLGRILRPTDDDRPALLYEVVTAETAEERVAERRR; this comes from the coding sequence GTGCCCGACGCGACCCTCGCCTTCGAGGACGGGACCCTGCGGGTCGAGGCCGACCCCGCCCTCGACCTCCCCCACACCGAGGCCGACGCGCGCTCGAAGACCCGGCGAGCGCCCGCCTTCCGGTACGCCGCCCTGCGCGAGCATCTGGACGAGCGGGGGCTCTCGTACGAGGACCGAGTCCTCGACGCCCCCGACCTGCCGGACGTGGCGTCGAGCTACGAACTCCGGGCCTATCAGCGCGACGCCCTCTCGGCGTGGGAAGAGGCGGGTCGCCGAGGGGTGTTAGAACTCCCGACCGGGAGCGGCAAGACCGTCATCGGACTGAAGGCCATCGAGGACCTGCAGGTCGCGACCCTCGTCGTGGTCCCGACCATCGACCTGCTGGAGCAGTGGCGACGCGAACTGGAGGCGGAGTTCGGGATTCCCGTGGGTCAACTGGGCGGCGGCGAGCAGACCGTCGAACCCCTCACCGTTTCGACCTACGACTCGGCGTACCTCCGGGCCGACGAACTCGGCGACCGGTTCGGGCTCGCGGTCTTCGACGAGGTCCACCACCTCGGCGGCGAGGGGTACCGGGACATCGCGCGCCTGCTGGCCGCGCCCGCCAGAATGGGCCTCACGGCGACCTTCGAGCGCCCCGACGGCGCGCACGAGGTGGTCGCCGACCTCGTGGGCGAGAAGGCGTACGCCATCGACCCCGACGACCTCGCGGGCGAGCACCTCGCGCCCTACGACATCAAGCGCCTCGAAGTCGAGCTGACGGCCGAAGAGCGCGAGCGCTACGAGGCGGCCAACGAGGTGTTCACGAACTACCTCGCCAGTTCGAACATCCGGATGCAGAGCGGCAGCGACTACCAGGAACTGGTCAAGCGCTCGGGGTCGGACCCGCGGGCCCGCGAGGCCCTGCTGGCGAAACAGCGCGCACGCGAGGTGATGATGAACAGCGACGCCAAGGTCGACGCGCTCGAAGGAATCCTCGCGGACCACCGCGGCGACCGGGTCATCGTCTTCACCGCGCACAACGACCTCGTCTACCGGCTCTCGGAGCGGTTCCTGCTCCCCGCGATCACCCACCAGACCGGGACCGCCGAGCGCCGCGAGATTCTGGAGCGGTTCCGCGAGGGGACCTACTCACGAGTCGTCACCTCGAACGTCCTCGACGAGGGCGTCGACGTTCCCGACGCCAACGTCGCGGTCGTCCTCTCGGGGAGCGGGAGCGAGCGAGAGTTCACCCAGCGGCTCGGACGCATCCTCCGGCCGACCGACGACGACCGGCCCGCCCTGCTCTACGAGGTCGTCACCGCCGAGACGGCCGAGGAGCGGGTGGCCGAGCGTCGGCGCTGA